From the genome of Virgibacillus siamensis, one region includes:
- a CDS encoding biotin transporter BioY, giving the protein MKLQNMMYISLFAAMIGVLGFFPPITLPLIPVPITLQTLGVMLAGGVLGARRGGLSLLLFILLIVIGLPLLSGGRGGIGPLIGPSGGYILSWPLAAWTIGYLMEKNWHSLNLGKVVLFNMIGGIFIVYFFGVTYLSFVGNLSWGAAAISSLIFLPGDLTKAVVSGFIAIKISKTYPLISKIHNEKQLKRVG; this is encoded by the coding sequence ATGAAATTGCAAAATATGATGTACATTTCTTTATTTGCGGCAATGATTGGTGTTTTGGGGTTTTTTCCACCCATCACACTGCCACTGATACCGGTACCAATCACGTTGCAAACGTTAGGGGTAATGTTGGCGGGCGGAGTACTTGGTGCACGCCGCGGCGGGTTAAGTTTATTGCTGTTTATTTTACTTATCGTTATTGGCCTGCCACTTCTTTCAGGCGGGAGAGGCGGAATCGGTCCATTAATCGGTCCCAGTGGCGGTTACATCCTTAGCTGGCCGCTTGCTGCCTGGACAATTGGATACCTTATGGAAAAGAACTGGCATTCATTAAATCTTGGTAAAGTGGTCTTATTTAACATGATCGGCGGAATTTTCATCGTCTATTTCTTTGGTGTAACCTATTTGTCGTTTGTCGGTAATCTTTCATGGGGTGCTGCTGCCATTTCCTCCTTGATATTTTTACCCGGGGATCTGACAAAAGCCGTTGTTTCCGGCTTTATTGCAATAAAAATAAGTAAAACGTATCCATTAATAAGTAAGATTCACAATGAAAAACAACTGAAAAGAGTGGGATAA
- a CDS encoding AMP-binding protein: MSIGINIRDMARKQPDKTAIMYEDHTISYQRFYRTICQLRQQLYTLPHQKETQKVAILIGNEPAFLELFFAVVTLGWTAIPFDPKWSKREAESIMNKAKPDFVFTSKQFSETAAYSFEAAYDIDKLKETPTNRNEDVWRPYEDKPFYLGFTSGSTGTPKGYIRSHKSWLASFTAAEKAFHYDHNAMILAPGPLCHSLSLFGAVHALHIGATFHLTSKFKPEATRNILHKAEGAVMYAVPTMLYALAAKNNVQNMKKLTFLSSGAKLNPEVKGQLQHVYPNSTIFEYYGASELSFVSYTPEKESESFSAGVGKPFPGVHITIRDKKGQCVPNGEIGKIFIDSDFLFSGYVNNPAETNEVLTRYGASVGDLGFLNDKGTLSIIGREKNMLISGGLNVYPEEVEKVIKEADAIQEAVVVGCKDDYWGQKIIALIQWKEHNQAFDLTLHCKSHLATYKIPKEFHHVTTFPYTSSGKIDRKEVQKSIVRLN; the protein is encoded by the coding sequence ATGAGTATCGGAATAAATATAAGAGACATGGCAAGAAAACAACCGGATAAAACAGCCATCATGTATGAAGATCACACGATTAGCTATCAACGTTTCTACCGTACAATTTGTCAGTTAAGGCAGCAATTATACACTCTCCCGCATCAAAAGGAAACACAAAAGGTAGCTATTTTGATTGGAAATGAACCAGCCTTTCTGGAGTTGTTTTTTGCTGTCGTAACCCTTGGTTGGACAGCTATTCCGTTTGATCCCAAATGGAGCAAACGGGAGGCGGAAAGTATTATGAATAAGGCAAAACCCGATTTCGTCTTTACGAGCAAGCAATTTTCCGAAACAGCCGCTTATTCCTTTGAGGCGGCCTATGATATAGACAAACTGAAAGAAACACCAACAAACCGAAACGAAGATGTATGGAGACCCTATGAAGATAAACCTTTTTATCTCGGTTTCACATCCGGATCGACTGGTACACCTAAAGGCTATATTAGGAGCCACAAATCCTGGTTAGCCAGTTTTACGGCGGCAGAAAAAGCATTTCATTACGATCATAACGCCATGATCCTGGCACCCGGACCATTATGTCATTCATTATCATTATTTGGCGCGGTACATGCATTGCATATCGGTGCGACGTTTCACCTTACATCTAAATTTAAACCAGAAGCAACACGAAATATTTTACATAAAGCAGAAGGAGCAGTTATGTATGCCGTCCCAACCATGCTGTATGCACTTGCTGCCAAAAATAATGTTCAAAATATGAAGAAGCTTACTTTTCTCTCATCAGGTGCCAAACTGAATCCGGAAGTGAAAGGCCAGTTGCAGCATGTATACCCGAACAGTACTATTTTTGAATATTACGGTGCTTCCGAATTAAGTTTTGTTTCCTACACACCTGAAAAGGAATCGGAAAGTTTTTCAGCCGGTGTCGGAAAACCCTTTCCTGGCGTTCATATAACGATACGCGACAAGAAAGGACAATGCGTTCCAAATGGTGAAATCGGCAAAATCTTTATTGATAGTGATTTTCTATTCTCCGGCTATGTGAACAACCCCGCCGAAACGAACGAGGTGTTAACAAGATATGGAGCATCTGTGGGTGATTTAGGGTTTTTGAATGATAAAGGTACCCTGTCCATTATTGGCAGGGAGAAAAACATGCTGATTAGTGGCGGGTTAAATGTATACCCGGAAGAAGTGGAAAAAGTGATAAAAGAAGCGGATGCTATTCAGGAAGCAGTTGTTGTTGGGTGTAAAGATGACTATTGGGGTCAAAAGATCATTGCGCTTATTCAATGGAAGGAACATAACCAAGCATTTGATCTGACATTACACTGTAAATCCCATCTTGCTACATACAAAATTCCGAAAGAATTTCATCATGTTACCACATTTCCGTACACATCCAGCGGGAAAATTGATCGAAAAGAAGTCCAAAAATCTATTGTGAGGTTAAACTGA
- a CDS encoding thiolase family protein: MNTPVIVQAKRTAIGKVGGMFKSVAPEKLGASVLQTLVAESKVEPEKIDEVILGNAVGPGGNIARLTTLTAGFPVEVPAVSVDRQCGSGLETINIACRQIQAGAGEIYIAGGIESSSLAPWKLEKPSSLYKAPTLFTRARFSPESIGDPEMGLAAENVAEAYHISREEQDQFAYNSHQKAITARDADRFSNEIVVVQGKDQDECPRPGLTMKTLTKLPPIFKNNGTVTAGNACPVNDAAAAVLIMSEKKCWELGLKPILKFVDAASAGVDPNLLGIGPIPAVRKLLKRTQLTMTDIDLVEFNEAFASQVLASINELEIPPDRLNIGGGALAFGHPYGASGAILVTRLFTELQRIKEKRAIATLGIGGGLGLATLFEGCE; this comes from the coding sequence ATGAATACACCTGTTATTGTACAAGCAAAACGGACAGCTATCGGCAAAGTTGGCGGCATGTTTAAAAGCGTGGCACCAGAGAAGCTGGGGGCTTCTGTCCTTCAAACACTTGTAGCCGAAAGTAAGGTTGAGCCTGAGAAAATTGATGAAGTGATTCTCGGTAATGCTGTTGGACCTGGGGGAAATATAGCCAGGCTTACAACATTGACAGCGGGATTTCCGGTTGAAGTCCCCGCGGTCAGTGTTGATCGTCAATGCGGATCAGGACTGGAGACAATTAACATAGCATGCAGGCAAATTCAAGCGGGGGCCGGTGAGATTTATATTGCAGGCGGAATAGAAAGCAGCAGCCTTGCTCCATGGAAGCTGGAAAAACCCTCTTCCCTTTATAAAGCTCCGACACTTTTTACCCGGGCACGCTTTTCCCCTGAATCAATTGGTGATCCTGAAATGGGGCTGGCAGCCGAAAATGTTGCGGAGGCATACCATATTTCACGGGAAGAGCAAGATCAATTTGCATATAATAGTCATCAAAAAGCAATCACAGCAAGAGATGCGGATCGATTTTCAAATGAAATTGTCGTTGTTCAAGGAAAGGACCAGGACGAATGCCCCCGTCCAGGCTTAACGATGAAGACGCTCACGAAATTACCACCAATTTTTAAAAATAATGGAACCGTAACTGCCGGTAATGCATGTCCTGTAAATGATGCCGCTGCAGCAGTCCTAATTATGTCCGAAAAAAAGTGCTGGGAACTTGGCTTAAAACCGATATTGAAGTTTGTCGATGCTGCCAGTGCAGGTGTCGATCCGAATCTGCTTGGTATTGGTCCCATTCCCGCAGTAAGAAAACTATTAAAAAGAACACAATTAACCATGACTGATATTGACTTGGTGGAATTCAATGAGGCATTCGCTTCTCAGGTACTGGCTTCTATAAACGAACTTGAAATTCCTCCCGACCGGCTAAACATTGGCGGAGGTGCACTCGCTTTCGGCCATCCGTATGGAGCATCAGGTGCCATACTGGTGACACGTCTATTTACTGAACTACAGCGAATCAAGGAAAAGCGGGCCATCGCGACACTTGGAATTGGCGGTGGGCTTGGGTTAGCAACCCTCTTTGAAGGATGTGAATAA